The Triticum dicoccoides isolate Atlit2015 ecotype Zavitan chromosome 6A, WEW_v2.0, whole genome shotgun sequence genome has a window encoding:
- the LOC119318123 gene encoding fatty-acid-binding protein 2-like isoform X1: MMNWKVIFQENMRAALEISSYILKDPVNFSCWQTPRLGTKTSEVAVFGSTMKPDWFIFSKLDHNGGYLHKFPLGSPISHDIGLGLISQVGALVESSFQHPRHLSSAGSGAVQEAFSSFNKVAGAFYFCLSRASNPKILHRLSAVAGSGSRACRAHIKQVTSCVQHLAGLQVREEHAIQMLLAKLANATLGRVWNEVEERHACNILMLATASVIPPFENISPMMLADSMMLGKDGDQIREHVDQPYLDERHPGCARVAVPRTILLEDLTEPRTGIKFPTLLEENSNPTAEVLVGMGYRNMRIMKVKNLNLYAFGLYIQPDSICKKLGSKYASVPVAELKDHPDFYEDLLRENIHMTVRLVVSYNGLSISAVRDAFEKSLGFRLQKMNPNTDYHCLKTFGSYFREDIRIPAGTKIDFRQTCDGQLITEVDGKQIGAVQSKDLCRAFFDMYIGDPPVSVETKQDIAQNVGGLIRRC, encoded by the exons ATGATGAATTGGAAAGTAATTTTTCAAGAGAACATGAGGGCTGCGTTGGAGATTAGCTCATACATTTTGAAGG ATCCGGTGAACTTCTCCTGTTGGCAAACTCCCCGACTTGGTACAAAGACTTCTGAAGTTGCAGTATTTGGCAGCACTATGAAACCCGATTGGTTcattttctccaagcttgatcatAACGGAGGATACCTGCACAAGTTTCCACTAGGCTCTCCAATATCGCATGATATCGGGTTAGGATTGATATCACAAGTTGGAGCTTTAGTCGAGAGTTCCTTTCAGCATCCACGGCATTTAAGCTCTGCAGGAAGTGGTGCAGTTCAGGAAGCATTCAGCTCCTTCAACAAGGTTGCTGGAGCTTTCTATTTCTGCCTTTCTAGAGCATCAAATCCCAAGATTTTACACAGGTTGTCTGCTGTTGCGGGCTCTGGTTCAAGAGCCTGTCGGGCACACATAAAGCAAGTGACCTCTTGCGTGCAGCACTTGGCTGGATTGCAAGTCAGAGAAGAGCATGCTATACAAATGCTCTTAGCCAAGCTTGCAAACGCAACGCTTGGGCGAGTGTGGAATGAGGTTGAGGAGCGTCATGCCTGTAACATTCTTATGCTGGCTACCGCTAGTGTAATACCACCATTTGAAAACAT ATCGCCGATGATGCTTGCGGATTCAATGATGTTGGGAAAAGATGGTGACCAAATCAGAGAACATGTTGATCAGCCTTATTTGGACGAAAGGCACCCAGGTTGTGCTCGTGTTGCTGTGCCAAGAACAATATTGCTGGAAGATCTGACAGAACCAAGAACTGGGATCAAGTTCCCTACTCTTCTTGAGGAGAATTCCAATCCAACCGCAGAG GTGCTTGTCGGGATGGGTTACAGAAATATGCGGATAATGAAGGTCAAAAACCTGAATCTTTATGCCTTTGGATTAT ATATACAACCGGATTCTATCTGCAAGAAGCTGGGTTCAAAGTATGCTTCTGTTCCAGTTGCCGAGCTGAAGGATCACCCGGATTTCTATGAAGATCTTCTAAG GGAAAATATTCATATGACAGTCAGGCTGGTAGTTAGCTACAATGGGCTTAGCATTAGTGCAGTGCGAGA TGCATTTGAGAAGTCTCTTGGCTTTCGACTGCAAAAG ATGAATCCTAATACCGATTACCATTGTTTGAAAACATTTGGATCTTACTTCAGGGAAGACATTCGAATACCTGCA GGTACAAAGATCGACTTCCGTCAAACATGTGATGGCCAGCTTATAACTGAAG TTGATGGCAAACAAATTGGTGCTGTCCAGAGCAAAGATCTTTGCA GGGCTTTCTTCGATATGTATATCGGTGACCCGCCTGTTTCAGTGGAGACCAAACAAGACATCGCTCAGAATGTGGGTGGACTCATTAGAAGATGCTAG
- the LOC119318123 gene encoding fatty-acid-binding protein 2-like isoform X2 → MKPDWFIFSKLDHNGGYLHKFPLGSPISHDIGLGLISQVGALVESSFQHPRHLSSAGSGAVQEAFSSFNKVAGAFYFCLSRASNPKILHRLSAVAGSGSRACRAHIKQVTSCVQHLAGLQVREEHAIQMLLAKLANATLGRVWNEVEERHACNILMLATASVIPPFENISPMMLADSMMLGKDGDQIREHVDQPYLDERHPGCARVAVPRTILLEDLTEPRTGIKFPTLLEENSNPTAEVLVGMGYRNMRIMKVKNLNLYAFGLYIQPDSICKKLGSKYASVPVAELKDHPDFYEDLLRENIHMTVRLVVSYNGLSISAVRDAFEKSLGFRLQKMNPNTDYHCLKTFGSYFREDIRIPAGTKIDFRQTCDGQLITEVDGKQIGAVQSKDLCRAFFDMYIGDPPVSVETKQDIAQNVGGLIRRC, encoded by the exons ATGAAACCCGATTGGTTcattttctccaagcttgatcatAACGGAGGATACCTGCACAAGTTTCCACTAGGCTCTCCAATATCGCATGATATCGGGTTAGGATTGATATCACAAGTTGGAGCTTTAGTCGAGAGTTCCTTTCAGCATCCACGGCATTTAAGCTCTGCAGGAAGTGGTGCAGTTCAGGAAGCATTCAGCTCCTTCAACAAGGTTGCTGGAGCTTTCTATTTCTGCCTTTCTAGAGCATCAAATCCCAAGATTTTACACAGGTTGTCTGCTGTTGCGGGCTCTGGTTCAAGAGCCTGTCGGGCACACATAAAGCAAGTGACCTCTTGCGTGCAGCACTTGGCTGGATTGCAAGTCAGAGAAGAGCATGCTATACAAATGCTCTTAGCCAAGCTTGCAAACGCAACGCTTGGGCGAGTGTGGAATGAGGTTGAGGAGCGTCATGCCTGTAACATTCTTATGCTGGCTACCGCTAGTGTAATACCACCATTTGAAAACAT ATCGCCGATGATGCTTGCGGATTCAATGATGTTGGGAAAAGATGGTGACCAAATCAGAGAACATGTTGATCAGCCTTATTTGGACGAAAGGCACCCAGGTTGTGCTCGTGTTGCTGTGCCAAGAACAATATTGCTGGAAGATCTGACAGAACCAAGAACTGGGATCAAGTTCCCTACTCTTCTTGAGGAGAATTCCAATCCAACCGCAGAG GTGCTTGTCGGGATGGGTTACAGAAATATGCGGATAATGAAGGTCAAAAACCTGAATCTTTATGCCTTTGGATTAT ATATACAACCGGATTCTATCTGCAAGAAGCTGGGTTCAAAGTATGCTTCTGTTCCAGTTGCCGAGCTGAAGGATCACCCGGATTTCTATGAAGATCTTCTAAG GGAAAATATTCATATGACAGTCAGGCTGGTAGTTAGCTACAATGGGCTTAGCATTAGTGCAGTGCGAGA TGCATTTGAGAAGTCTCTTGGCTTTCGACTGCAAAAG ATGAATCCTAATACCGATTACCATTGTTTGAAAACATTTGGATCTTACTTCAGGGAAGACATTCGAATACCTGCA GGTACAAAGATCGACTTCCGTCAAACATGTGATGGCCAGCTTATAACTGAAG TTGATGGCAAACAAATTGGTGCTGTCCAGAGCAAAGATCTTTGCA GGGCTTTCTTCGATATGTATATCGGTGACCCGCCTGTTTCAGTGGAGACCAAACAAGACATCGCTCAGAATGTGGGTGGACTCATTAGAAGATGCTAG